AGCATCCTGACGCGGATCCTCGCCGAGGACTCGGCGCGCGCGGCGCGACCCGCGGCGTTCTCGCTGTTTGGACTGGACCGGATGCGCCTGCAGACCGCCGGGATCACGTTCGGGTGGGCGTGGCCGGGCCAGGCGATCGGCACGCGCGTGTACTCGCTGCACGCCGACTACGGCGAGATCTATCCCGGCGTGCGCGTGCTGTTCGTGTCGTCGTACTGGGCGACGCGCTACACCGACGCCGAGGTGGCGCGGCTCGCGCGCGAGGTGCAGCGGGTGGTCACGCCGTCGCGCGCGGACACGCTGCGACTCGGCCGCATCCGCGTGGCGGATCTCTCCGCGGGACCGGACGTGCGGTGGGAGCCGGGGCTCGCGCGCCGGGCGCGCCGGCTGCTGCCGCGCATCATGACGCCGTGGGTGAGCGGCGGCATCGCCGCGCATCTCGTGAACGTGGACGGAGCGCCGGTGAGCGGTACGTTCATCGAGCGCGCGCTGGACGCGGCGTCGTTAGGCATCAGCGCCGCGGTGGGCCTCGACGTGCATCTGCTGCCCAACGTGCAGCTCACGGGACAGTCGCGGTACGATTTCGTCGGCACGGTGCGCTACGGCTCTCTCCGCGTGGGCGGCGCGTTCGTGTTCGGGCCGTTGGCGAGAGGGGGCTGAGCATGACGGACGCGCTGCGGCTGGCGGTGGTGGGGACCGGTGCCATCGCGCAGGTCGCGCACATCCCCGTGCTGGCGAAGATGCGTGGCGCGCGGCTGGTGGCGCTGTGCGACAACGACGCCGCGAAGGCGCGCGCGCTCGCCGATCGGTTCGACGTGCCCGACGTGTACACGGATCTCGAGGAGCTGCTGGACTCGGACACCCTCGACGCGATCGTGCTCGCGACGCCGAACCACCTGCACGAGCCGCACGCGCTCAGCGCGCTTCGCGCGGGGCTGCACGTGCTGTGCGAGCGGCCGCTGGCGATGACGGCCCGCGGCGTGGAGCGCGTGCTGAGCGCAGCGCAGAAGAGCGGCCGTCGTGTCGTGGTCGGCAACAACCACCGGTTCCGCAGCGACGTGCAGGCGCTCGAGCGGTACATCGTGAACGGGGAGCTCGGCAAGGTGGAAGCGGTGCGCGCCGGCGTGTACGCGCCGCGTCCGCCGCAGGGATGGCGGCAGCGTCGCGCGGAAGCGGGCGGCGGCGCGTTCCTCGAGCACGGCTTCCCGCTCCTCGATCTCGCGCTGTGGCTGTCGGACTTTCCGGAGCCCGAGCGCGTCGGCGCATACATGCGGCGTGGGCGCGGCGCGAACGCGATCGAGGACACGATGCTGGTCGGCCTGGAGCTGGCCGGCGACGTGTCGTTCGGGCTCGACGTGTCGTGGTCGTACGTCGGCGACGAGGAGCGGTCGTGGTTCGAGGTGATGCTGTCGCGCGGGAGCGCGCGCCTCGCGCCGCTGCGCGTGGTGAAGGAGCTGAACGGGCGCGCGGTCGACGTGTCGCCGTCGGGCGCCGCGGCGCGCGAGAGCCCGTTCCTGCAGTCGTATCGCGCGCAGCTCGCGCACTTCGTCGCCGTGGCGACGGGTACGACGCCGTACGAGGCGCCCACCGACCAGGTGCGCGTGATGCGCGTGCTGGAGGCGATCTACAAGGCGGCCGACGAGCGGCGCGAGATCCGACTGTGAGTCTGCTCCGCCGCCTGACGACGGCGCTCGCCGTCGCGTGCTGCACGCGCGCGGCCGTCGCGCAGACGCCGCCGACACTCCCGCAGCGACCGCTGCTCTCCGCGCCGGCGCCGGGGCCGCAGCAGCGCATGCAGGCCGGGCAGGGCGCCCAGAGCGCTCCGCCCGCGGTGGCCGAGCCGGGGAGCGAGCTGCGGGTGATGCTGCTCACGGTCGGCGCGGGGAGCGCGGTGTGGGAGCGGTTCGGGCACAACGCGATCTGGATCTCCGATCCGCGGCGCGGGATCGACGTCGCCTACAACTGGGGGATGTTCGACTTCAACCAGCCGCGGTTCCTCCAGCGGTTCCTCACGGGCGACACGCGCTACTGGATGGAGGGGTTCGACGCGAACGCGCTGGTGGAGCACTATGCGCGGGAGGAGAACCGCTCCGTGTGGGCGCAGGAGCTGAACCTGACGCCCGCGCAGCGGCTCGCGCTGCTGCAGTACATCGAGTGGAACGCGCGCGAGGAGAACAAGTTCTACCGGTACGACTACTACCTCGACAACTGCTCGACCCGCGTCCGCGACGCGCTCGACCGCGCTCTCGGCGGCGCGATCCGCCGCGCGACCGCGACGCGACTCACCGGCACGACGTACCGCTCGCACACGCGCCGCCTAACGGACGGCGATCCCGCCGTGTACACCGGGATCCAGCTGGCGCTCGGCCGGCCGGCCGACCGCGAGCTCACGGCCTGGGAGGAATCGTTTCTGCCCGTGCGGCTCATGCGCCACCTGCGCGGGGTGCGCGTCACGATGCCGGACGGGTCGAGCGCGCCGCTCGTGCTGCAGGAGCGACAGCTCTACGCGGCGACGAGGGCTCCCGAGCCGGAACGCCCGACATCGCACCTGCTCGCCTACCTGCTCGGCGGCCTCGCGCTCGGCGCAACGCTCGCGGTGCTCGGGCGCGCCAGCGCGGCCGGGCGGCGCGGGGCCGATGCGGGCTTCGGCGTCGTGGCGGGCGTGTGGACGCTGGTCGCGGGCCTCGCCGGCACCGCGGTGCTTCTCGCGGGGACGGTCACGCGGCACGTGTTCATGGGACGCAACCTGAACCTCGGGGCGTTCAGCCCGCTCGTGCTCATCGCGCTGGTGCTCGTCGTTCCCGCTGTGGGCAGCCGGCTGCGGGCGACGCGCGCGCGCTGGGCCGGGCGCGCCGAGCGGGTCGCGGCGCTGCTGCTCGCGCTGAGCGTGGTCGGGTGGCTCGTCGCGTTAGGCGTGGGGCAGAAGAGCGGGGAGATCTTCGCGCTCGCGCTGCCCGCGCACACGGGGCTGTGGTGGGGGCTGCGGCGCATGTCCCGCGCATGACCTGGCACGTCGGCGTCGACGTCGGCGGGACGTTCACCGACCTCGCCGCGCTCGACGCGGAGGGGCGCGTGACGACGGCGAAGGTCCTCTCCGATCCCGCAGACCAGAGCAACGGCGTGCTCGCCTCGCTGGACGCGTTCGGTGCATCCGGCGAGTCGGTCGCGCGCGTGGTGCACGGCACGACCGTGGTGACGAACCTCCTGCTCGAGCGCACCGGCGCGCGCGTGGCACTCTGCGCGACCGAAGGACACACCGACGTGCTCCGGCTGCGCCGTCAGGCGCGGGCGCGGCTCTACGATCTCACGGCGCATCATCCGCCACCGCTCGTGCCGGTGGAGCGCACGGTGGCGGTGCCGGAGCGCATCGAGCCGCACGGCATCGTGCGCGCGCTCACGCCGGAGGCCGCGGCGGAGGTGGCCGACGCGGTCGCGGCGCTCGCGCCGGAGGCGGTGGCGGTGTCGCTGCTGCACGCGTACCGCGACGAGGGGCACGAACGGCTGTTAGGCGCGGCGCTGGCCCGCCGGCTTCCCGGGGTGGACATTGTGCTGTCGTCGGACGTGCTGCCGGAGATCCGCGAGTACGAGCGGGCGGCGACGACGTCGGCCGAGGCGTACGCGCGCCCGCGCGTGGCGCGCTACCTCGCGCGGCTTTCGGCGCGGCTGGCGGAGCGCGGCGTTCCCGCGCCGATGGTGATGACGTCCAGCGGCGGGGTGCGCGAGGCGCGCGAGGCGGAGCGCGGCGCGGCATCGCTCGCGCTCTCGGGACCCGCGGGCGGCGTCGCCGGTGCGGCGGCCGTGCTGCGCGCGTTAGGCGCCGACCGCTACCCGCTCGCGCTCACGATCGACATCGGCGGCACGAGCGCGGACGTGGGACTGATCGTCGACGGCGAGCCGCTCGTGGAGGCGGGCGGCACGGTGGCGGGCGTGCCGATCGCGCTGCCGCGGGTGCTCGTGGAGACCGTGTCGGCCGGCGGCGGCAGCGTCGGGTGGGTGGACGACGCGGGCGCGCTGCGCGCGGGGCCGCGGAGCGCGGGCGCGGTGCCCGGACCCGCGGCCTTCGCGCGCGGCGGCACGGAAGCGACGATCACCGACGCACACCTCGCGCTCGGCCACATCGGGCGCGGGCAGTTCCAGGGCGGCGTCGCGATCGATCCCGATCTCGCGGTGCGGGCCGTCGCGTCGCTCGCCGAGCGGGTCGGGCTGGGCGGCGCGCGCGACGGCGTGGAGCGGGTGGCGCGTGCGCTGCTCGGCGCGGCGGACGCGGAGATGGCGCGCGCGCTGCGCCGCGTGAGCGTGGAGCGGGGGCTCGACCCCCGCGCGTGCGTGCTCGTCGCGTTCGGCGGCGGCGGCCCGCTGCACGCGTGCGCGCTGGCCGAACAGCTCGGCGTGCGCACCGTGCTCGTCCCGCCGCACGCGGGGGTGCTGAGCGCGGTGGGGCTCGCGCTCGCGCCGGCGCGCCGCGAGGCGATCGGCTCGGTGATGCGGCGCGCGTCCGAGCTCGCCGCGACGGACGTCGCCGCCCTCGTCGCGTCGTTAGGCAGCCGCGCCGGCGCCGCGGCGCGCGAGTCGCGCACATGGGTGCGGGCGCGCTACGCGGGGCAGGGGCACGAGCTGGAGGTGCCGCTCGTGGACGGCGACGACGGCGCGGCGATCGCGCGTCGGTTCGCCGAGACGCATCGCGCGCGGATGGGGTTCACGCTCGCGCACGACGTGGAGCTGGTGAGCGCGCGGCACGCGGTCTCGGACCCGGGGCACGCGGTGCGGTTCGCGCGGCGCGAGCGGGCGGCGCCGGCGACGTTCGTGCAGGGCGCGATGGTCGACGACGGTGCGGCGCTCGACGCGACGGTGCACGGCGCGGCGACGGTGGCGCTGCCCGACGCGACGCTGCGCGTCGCCGACGGGTGGACGGCGCGCGCGCTGCCGACCGGCGGGTGGCTCGTGGAGGTCGCATGAGCGAGCAGCGCGCGACGTTCGATCCGCTGGAGCTCACGGTGTGGTCGAACGCGGTGGCGATGATCGCCGAGGAGATGGGCAGCGTGCTCGTGCGCGCGTCGCTGTCGCCGAACATCCGCGAGCGCCGCGACGCATCGGCGGCGCTGTTCGACGGCGACGGCCGCATGGTGGCGCAGGCCGCGCACATCCCCGTGCACCTCGGCGCGATGCCGGACTCGGTGGCCGCGGTGCGCGCACGTCGACCGGAGCCGGGCGACGTGTTCCTGCTGAACGATCCGTTCCGCGGCGGCTCGCATCTCCCCGACCTCACGACGGTGGAGGCGATCGGCGACCCCGCGCGGCCTAACGATCGCACGCACGACGCCGTGATCGGCTACGCCGCCGTGCGCGCGCACCACGCGGACGTGGGCGGCATGAGCCCGGGAAGCATGCCGCAGGGGGCCACGGAGCTCGTGCAGGAAGGGCTGGTGGTGCCGCCGGTGCGGCTCGTGCGCGCGGGCGAGATCGTCGACGACGTGCTCGCGCTGCTGCTGGCGAACGTGCGCACGCCCGACGAGCGGCTCGGCGACGTGCGCGCGCAGCTCGCGGCGTGCGCGGCGGGGCGCGACGGGTGGCGCGCGCTGTGGGCGCGGTCGGGCGAGGCGCGCGTGCGTGCGGCGGTGGACGCGCTGCTCGCGTACACGACGCGGCGCGCGTCGGCACGGCTCGCCGCGTTCGAGGGGGCCGAGGGGTCCGCCGTCGACGCGCTGGAGGGGGACGGCGTGACGGAGGACGACGTGCCGGTGCGCGCGTCGGTGCGCATCGTCGGCGGCCGGCTGCACGTCGACCTCGCGGGCACGTCGCCGCAGGTGCGCGGCAACGTGAACTGCCCGCGCAGCGTGGCGATGGCGGCGGCGGTGTTCGTGCTGCGCACGCTGCTCGACGACGACGTGCCGACGAACGACGGCGTGGCGCGGGCGATCTCGCTCGTGGTGCCGGAGGACTGCGTGGCGAACGCGCGGTGGCCCGCCGCGGTGGCCGCCGGCAACGTCGAGATGTCGCAGCGCCTCACCGACACCCTGTTCGCCGCGCTCGCCGACGCCGGCGTGACCGTGCCCGCGCAGGGGCAGGGGACGATGAACAACGTCACGTTCGGCGGCGACGGCTGGACGTTCTACGAGACGTTAGGCGGCGGCCAGGGCGCGAGCGACGTCGGCGAGGGCCCGACCGGCGTGCACGTCGGGATGAGCAACACGCTCAACACGCCGGTGGAGTCGCTGGAGACGGCGTACCCGCTGCGCGTGGACCGATACGCGGTGCGCGCGGGGAGCGGCGGCGCCGGCGCGCACCGCGGGGGCGACGGCGTGGTGCGGAGCTACCGCGCGCTGGAGCCGTGCACCGTGACGCTGCTCACCGAGCGCCGTCGTCGCGCGCCGCGCGGCGCGGCGGGTGGGGATGACGGCACGCCCGGGCGGAACCTGCTGAACGGCGAGCCGCTTCCCGCGAAGTGCCGCGTGCGGCTCCGTGCCGGCGACGTGGTGACGATCGAGACGCCCGGCGGTGGAGGATACGGCGCGCGTCACGCGTGACGCGTCTCGCGTGACGCGTGACGCGTGACGCGGCGCTAGACGTGCAGGACGAGTCCCTCGGCGGCGGCGAGGATCCGGAGCGGGCTGCCTAACGACGCCGCGAGCGCGCGCGCCTCGTCCACGATGCGGTCGACCGCCGCGTCGGAGCGGTCGGGGTGGTGGTGGAACAGCACCAGCCGCTCGACGCGCGCCTCGACGGCGAGCCGCACGGCCTCGTCCCACGCGGAATGGCCCCAGCCGCGATGGCGCGGCGCGTCCGCGGGCAGGTAGGTGGCGTCGTGCAGCAGCAGGCGGACGCCGCGCAGCATCTCCACCCAGCGTGTGCGGAGCCCGTGTCGCCCGTGCGCCTCGTCGATCTCGTTGTCCGGGAGGAACGCCAGCAGGCGTGTACCGTCCACGTCGTCGAGGCGCCAGCCGACCGCGCCGTCGGGGTGATGCGCCTCGATCGGCCGGACCGTCGCGTCGTGCACGCGCGTGCCCGCGTCGGCCACGGGGAGAAACGCGATCGTCGAGCGGAGCGCGTCGAGGCGGACGGGGAACGACGGAGGGCACATCTGCCGCTGCAGGCTCGCGCGCACCGTCGGCTCGACGGCCGCCGCGACGCCGAACGTGAGGCGCAGCCGCGGGTCGTAGAGCGGCGCGAAGAACGGCAGCCCCTGCACGTGGTCCCAGTGCACGTGCGTGAGCAGCAGCGTCAGCTCGAGCGGCGTCCGGCCGTCGTTAGGCGGCGTCGTCGCGAGCAGCTCCTCGCCGAACGCGCGGATGCCGGTGCCCGCGTCGAGCACGAGCCAGTGGCCCTCGGCGGTCCGCACGGTCACGCACGACGTGTTGCCGCCGTGTCGACGAGTCGCGGACCCCGGGGCGGGCACCGAGCCGCGCACGCCCCACAGCCGCACGTTCCACCCGCCCATGCGACGCTACTCGTCGCCCGCGCCGGCGTCGCTCGATCCGGTGGCGTCGCCGTCGTCGACGTCGCTGTCGGCGACGTCGCTGTCCACGTCCTCCGGCGCCTCCGCCGGGCGCGCCGCGCCGCGCGCCGCGCGCGACGGCGTCGCGCCCGGGCGGCCGCGGCGCGCGAGCCCTTCCTGATCGAGCACGCGGACCATGCGCCGCTCGACCTCGATGAGCCCCGCGTCCTGCAGCTCGCGCATCGCGCGCGACACGGTCTCGCGGCTCGCGCCGATCATCTGCGCCATGGTCTCGTGCGTCGGCGCGCGCTCGATCGTCGGCGGCGTGCCGGTCGCGCGATCGAGCAGCAGCCGCGCGACGCGCCCCGGGACGTCGAGCAGCACGAGCGCGGTGATCTTCTCGTCCGCGTCGCGCAGCCGCCGCGACAGCTCCTCGAGCAGCGCCCACGCGACGCGCGTCTGCCGCTCGACCTCGCGCCGGAAGTCCTCGCGTCGCAGCACGAGCAGCACCGCGGGATCGACGGCAACGACGTGCGCGGAGCGCGGCCGGCCGTCGATGAGCGCGAGCTCACCGAAGTGCGCGCCCTGGCCGAGCGTGTCGAGGATCACCTCGCGTCCGTCGTCGCCAACGATGGCGACCTTCACGGAGCCAGAGCGGAGGACGTAGAGCGCGTCGCCCGGGTCGCCTTGCCGGACGATGAGCGCACCGCGCGGATAGCGCTGCTCGCGCGCGAGGGCGGCGAAGCCGCGACGCTCGTCGGTCGACAAGCGACTGAAGAGCGGAACGGACGCGAGGAAGTCGGCGAGTCGATGGACGAGCATGCCATACGCTGCGCGCTGTGCGCGCCGATGTCAACGCCACGCGCGTGATCTTCCTGTGACGCAAGCCCTTGTCAGCTTGTTCCTTAGCCTCGGCTCGGCGTATATTGCGCGGCCCGCCACCCATCGCCCCCTGTCCGTCGTGCCTCCTCGTCGTCCGATCGTGTCCGCTCGACCCGCGCCGCACCCCGGAGAGGCGCCGCAGTGAGCGTCGCCGACGCGCTGCGCGAGCGGCTCAGCGAGGCCGTGGCGCGCGCCGCCGACGTGGAGCGGGAGCTCGCCGACAGCGACACCGCGCGCGATGCGAAGCGGCTGGCCGAGCTGGCGCGCGAGCACCATCGCCTCGCCGCGGTCGTGGAGACGAACCGGCGGATGGAGCGCGCCGAGCGTGAGCTGGTCGACGCGCGCGACCTCGCGACGACCGACGACGCGGAGCTGGCCGCCGAGGCGCGCGCCGAGGTGGAGCGGCTGGAGGCGGAGGTCGCGGAGCTCGAGCGCGCGCTGCGTCCGCTGCTCATCCCGCGGGACCCGCTCGACGATCGCCCGTGCATCGTCGAGATCCGCGCCGGAACCGGGGGCGACGAGGCCGCGCTGTTCGCCGCGGACCTGTTCCGCATGTACACGCGCTACGTCGAGCGGCGCGGCTGGCGCGTGGAGCCGATCTCGATCAGCGAGGGAACGTTAGGCGGCATCAAGGAGGCGGTGTTCAAGGTCGACGGGACGGGCCCGTTCGGCGCGCTGCGCCACGAGAGCGGCGTGCACCGCGTGCAGCGCGTGCCCGCCACGGAGGCGCAGGGGCGCATCCACACGTCGGCGGCGACGGTCGCCGTGCTGCCGGAGGCGGAGGAGATCGACCTCAAGATCGACGAGAAGGATCTCCGCATCGACGTGTTCCGCTCGTCGGGTCCCGGTGGGCAGAGCGTGAACACGACGGACAGCGCGGTGCGCATCACGCACATCCCGACCGGCGTCGTCGTCAGCCAGCAGGATCAGAAGTCGCAGCTCCAGAACAAGATCAAGGCGATGGAGATCCTGCGCGCGCGGCTGCTCGACCGCATGATCGCGGAGCGCGAGGCGGAGCGCGCGCGGCTGCGCCGCTCGCAGGTGAGCACCGGCGACCGGTCGGCGAAGATCCGCACCTACAACTTCCCGCAGAGCCGCGTGACCGACCATCGCATCGGCTTCACGTCGCACGACATCGACGCGGTGATGAACGGGGAGCTCGCGCCGCTCATCGAAGCGCTGCAGCTCGCCGACGTCGAGGAGCGGCTCGCCGATGACTGACGAGCGCACCGTCGCCGGTGCCGCGCTCACCGTCGAGGCGGTGGTGAGCGAGATCGCCGCCACGCTCGCCGCGGCGGGGCTCGCGCAGGCGCGCGAGGAGGCGCGCGACCTCGTCGCCGCGCTGCTCGACGTGCCGCGCTTCTGGCCGACGCTGCACCGCGGGGCCACGGTGGACGAGGACGTGCGCGACGCCGCGCGCCGCGCCGCGGCCCGCCGGGCGTCGGGGGCGCCGTTCGCGTACGCGGCGCGGCGCGCGGCGTTCCGCCACCTCACGCTCGACGTCGACGAGCGCGTGCTGATCCCACGCCAGGAGACCGAGATGCTGGTCGACGAGGTGCTCGCGGCGTTAGGCACCCGGCACGCCGGCATCGCGGTGGACGTCGGCACCGGCTCGGGTGCGATCGCGCTCGCGCTCGCGAGCGAGGGGCCGCTCGAGCGCGTGATCGCGACCGACGTGTCGCTCGACGCGCTCGACGTCGCGCGCCGCAACGCGGATCTGTGCGCCCGCGCGCTGCGCTGCCCGGTGGAGTTCCGCGCCGGGTCGCTGCTCGCGCCGGTGCGCGGCGTGCGCGCGCGCTGCGTCGTGTCGAACCCGCCGTACATCGCGTTCGAGGAAGCGGCCGCCCTGCCGGCGGGGGTGCGCGACTGGGAGCCCGCGCTCGCGCTGTTCAGCGGCGCCGACGGCATGGCGGCCACCGCCGCGATCGTGCGGCAGGCGGCCGACGTGCTGGAGCCTGGCGGGCTGCTCGCGCTCGAGGTCGACGCGCGCCGCGCGTCGCTCGCCGCGGAGCTCGCGGCCACCGACGGCCGGTATCGCGGCGTGCGTGTTCGACTCGACCTCGCGGGGCGGGAGCGGTTCGTGCTCGCGATCAAAACCTGAGGCTCTCTACGCTCCCCGCTCCACGCTCCACGCTCGGCCCGTTCGCGGCGCGTGGCGAGCGTGGAGCGTGGAGCGGGGAGCGTGGAGAAACCCGGATATGCTGCAGGACAAAGCGACCGAGCTCGGACGGCTCATCGGACAGAGCGACGAGTACCGCGCCGTGAAGCGCACGAGCGACGCGCTCGGCGAGGACCGCGAGGCGGTCACGCTCATCCGCGAGATGGAGCGGCTCCGCTCCGAGGCGCAGGCGATGATCGAGCGCGGCCAGAACCCGACGCCCGAGATGGAGCAGCAGCTCGACGACCTGCTGTCGAAGGTGCAGGTGAACGCGACCTACCAGCGCGCGATCGCGGCCCAGGACAACTTCGACAAGCTCATGCTGCGCGTGAACGAGTGGATCAGCGAGGGGATCCGCAAGGGCGCCGCGAGCTCCATCATCACGCTCGGGTGAGTCGAGGGCTGCTCCTCGTCGTCGAAGGCGCGGAGGGCGTCGGCAAGACGACGCAGGTGGCACGGCTCGCCGACCGCCTCGTCGCGTTAGGCATCCGCGCCGAGCGCTACCGCGAGCCCGGGGGCACGCCGCTCGGCGACGAGATACGACGGCTGCTGCTCGAGCCGGCCGCGCACGGCGTCTCGCCGCGCGCGGAGGCGCTACTGTTCATGGCGGCCCGCGCGCAGCTCGTGGCGCAGCTGGAGGCGCGGCTTCGCGAGGGAACGATCGTGCTGCTCGACCGCTTCTTCCTGTCGACGTACGCCTATCAGATCGCCGGGCGCGGCCTCGACGAGATGCTGGTGCGCGACGCGAACCAGCTCGCCGTTGGAGGGCTGACGCCCGACCTGACGCTGCTGCTGACGGTCGACCCCGGCGTCGCGCAGGCCCGCATGCACGCTCGGGGCGGTCTCGACCGGATGGAGCGCGAGGACGCGGCGTTCCACGCCCGGGTGAGCGCCGCATTCCTCGCCGCAGCCGACGGGTCCTGGCAGGCCGCGCACCCGGAGGCAGGGCCGGTGCAGCAGATCGACGCCGGCGGCTCCGTCGACGAGGTCGCAGCACGAATCGACGCCGCACTGAAGTCGCGCTGGCCCGAAACATTCTCGGGTCTAGGCGAGTCTCTATAGAGACCGGATCCGGCCGGGCTCCGGCGGACACAGCTCGAGGAATCGATGCGCTCTCGTGGGATCGTGGTGCTGGCGGCGCTCAGCGCGGCGCTGGTGACCGGCGGGTGGCTGGTGGGACGTGGGCTCCAGGGGCAGGGTGCCGGCGCCTCCAACGGCGCGCGCCTGTTCGACCAGGTCGTCGAGCACGTCTCGCACTACTACGTGGACTCGATCGGCGGCGACTCGCTGTACGAGAAGGCGCTCGACGGCATGGTCTCCGAGCTCGGCGACCCGCACTCGGTCGTGCTCACGCCGGACCGGCTGAAGCGGCTGGCCGAGAGCACCAGCGGCACGTACGCCGGGCTCGGCCTGCGCGTCGACGTCCGCGACGGCTGGCTCACCGTGATCGACCCGGTGGCCGGCGCCCCGGCGGAGCGCGCCGGCGTCCGCGTCGGCGACCGGATCGTCGAGATCGGGGGCGAGTCCACGCACGACTGGACGGTGGACGAGGCGAGCAAGCGGCTGCGCGGCGCGCCGCACACGAAGGTCAGCCTGCTCATCGAGCGCCCGGGCGTCGAGGGACGCATCCCGTTCAGCGTGGAGCGCGACGAGGTGCACGTGCGCTCGGTGCGGCACGTCGCGCTGCTGCGCGACAGCATCGGCTACCTCGACCTCACGGTGTTCTCGAACGCCAGCGCGCGCGAGGTGGAGCAGGGCGTCGACTCGCTGCGCGCGCTCGGCGCCCGCACGGTGCTCCTCGATCTGCGCAGCAACCCCGGCGGCCTGCTCGATCAGGGCGTCAGCGTCGCCGACCTGTTCCTCGATCCGCGCCAGCCGATCGTCAGCATTCGCGGCCGCACGCCGGAAGCGAACCACGTCTTCGTCGACTCGGCGGGACAGCGGTGGGCGGGGCTGCCGCTCGTCGTGCTCGTGAACGAGGGCAGCGCGAGCGCCTCGGAGATCGTCGCCGGCGCGCTGCAGGACCACGACCGCGCGCTCATCGTCGGCACGACGTCGTACGGCAAGGGCAGCGCGCAGAGCGTCTTCCCGCTGCCTAACGGCTCGGCCGTCAAGCTCACGACGTCGCTGTGGTACACGCCGGCCGGACGCTCGATCAACAAGCCGATCGATGCGACGAAGGACGACGACGACGAGGAGGTCGCGCCCGAGAAGCCGGCGGATCGCAAGAAGTTCAAGACCGACGGCGGGCGCACCGTGTACGGCGGCGGCGGCATCACGCCGGACGTCGCCGCTGGCGACACCGCCGTGCCGCCGGCGGAGCTGGGCTTCCTGCGCGCGCTCGGCCGGCAGGTCGGCGCGTTCCGCGACGCGCTCACCGAGTACGCGCTCAGCGTGAAGGCGTCGGGCGCGGTGACGAGCCCCGACTTCGTCGTCACGCCCGCGATGCGCGACGACCTGTGGCGGCGCATGGCGGCGCGCAAGATTACGATGGACCGCGGCGCGTTCGAGTCCGCCCAGCAGCTCGTGACGCGCCAGCTCACGTACGAGATCTCGCGCTACGTGTTCGGCCAGGACGTGGAGTTCCGCCGCCGCGCGGCCGACGACCCCGTGATCAACGCCGCGTTAGGCCTCGCGCGCGGCGCGCGGTCGCAGCGCGAGCTGTTCGCGCGGGCACCGAAGCCGAGCGCGTCGCACGGGTGAGCCGCGACTCTACCGAGCGCCTCTGAACGCGTCCTGATCGACGACCCGCGCGCCCGCCGGGACATCGAACGTGAACGTGGACTTCGCGAGCTTCGCGTTCGGCGTCCACGACGTGATGTGCCACGTGCGCTCGAGCCCCGTGTCCTGTGTGAGCACGACCTGACGCAGCGCGCCGCTCGCGTCGTCGACCCACACCTGGGCCTTCGTGATCCCCTGGC
This DNA window, taken from Gemmatirosa kalamazoonensis, encodes the following:
- a CDS encoding Crp/Fnr family transcriptional regulator; its protein translation is MLVHRLADFLASVPLFSRLSTDERRGFAALAREQRYPRGALIVRQGDPGDALYVLRSGSVKVAIVGDDGREVILDTLGQGAHFGELALIDGRPRSAHVVAVDPAVLLVLRREDFRREVERQTRVAWALLEELSRRLRDADEKITALVLLDVPGRVARLLLDRATGTPPTIERAPTHETMAQMIGASRETVSRAMRELQDAGLIEVERRMVRVLDQEGLARRGRPGATPSRAARGAARPAEAPEDVDSDVADSDVDDGDATGSSDAGAGDE
- the prfA gene encoding peptide chain release factor 1, translating into MSVADALRERLSEAVARAADVERELADSDTARDAKRLAELAREHHRLAAVVETNRRMERAERELVDARDLATTDDAELAAEARAEVERLEAEVAELERALRPLLIPRDPLDDRPCIVEIRAGTGGDEAALFAADLFRMYTRYVERRGWRVEPISISEGTLGGIKEAVFKVDGTGPFGALRHESGVHRVQRVPATEAQGRIHTSAATVAVLPEAEEIDLKIDEKDLRIDVFRSSGPGGQSVNTTDSAVRITHIPTGVVVSQQDQKSQLQNKIKAMEILRARLLDRMIAEREAERARLRRSQVSTGDRSAKIRTYNFPQSRVTDHRIGFTSHDIDAVMNGELAPLIEALQLADVEERLADD
- the prmC gene encoding peptide chain release factor N(5)-glutamine methyltransferase — protein: MTDERTVAGAALTVEAVVSEIAATLAAAGLAQAREEARDLVAALLDVPRFWPTLHRGATVDEDVRDAARRAAARRASGAPFAYAARRAAFRHLTLDVDERVLIPRQETEMLVDEVLAALGTRHAGIAVDVGTGSGAIALALASEGPLERVIATDVSLDALDVARRNADLCARALRCPVEFRAGSLLAPVRGVRARCVVSNPPYIAFEEAAALPAGVRDWEPALALFSGADGMAATAAIVRQAADVLEPGGLLALEVDARRASLAAELAATDGRYRGVRVRLDLAGRERFVLAIKT
- a CDS encoding YlbF family regulator, whose product is MLQDKATELGRLIGQSDEYRAVKRTSDALGEDREAVTLIREMERLRSEAQAMIERGQNPTPEMEQQLDDLLSKVQVNATYQRAIAAQDNFDKLMLRVNEWISEGIRKGAASSIITLG
- the tmk gene encoding dTMP kinase; this translates as MSRGLLLVVEGAEGVGKTTQVARLADRLVALGIRAERYREPGGTPLGDEIRRLLLEPAAHGVSPRAEALLFMAARAQLVAQLEARLREGTIVLLDRFFLSTYAYQIAGRGLDEMLVRDANQLAVGGLTPDLTLLLTVDPGVAQARMHARGGLDRMEREDAAFHARVSAAFLAAADGSWQAAHPEAGPVQQIDAGGSVDEVAARIDAALKSRWPETFSGLGESL
- a CDS encoding S41 family peptidase, yielding MRSRGIVVLAALSAALVTGGWLVGRGLQGQGAGASNGARLFDQVVEHVSHYYVDSIGGDSLYEKALDGMVSELGDPHSVVLTPDRLKRLAESTSGTYAGLGLRVDVRDGWLTVIDPVAGAPAERAGVRVGDRIVEIGGESTHDWTVDEASKRLRGAPHTKVSLLIERPGVEGRIPFSVERDEVHVRSVRHVALLRDSIGYLDLTVFSNASAREVEQGVDSLRALGARTVLLDLRSNPGGLLDQGVSVADLFLDPRQPIVSIRGRTPEANHVFVDSAGQRWAGLPLVVLVNEGSASASEIVAGALQDHDRALIVGTTSYGKGSAQSVFPLPNGSAVKLTTSLWYTPAGRSINKPIDATKDDDDEEVAPEKPADRKKFKTDGGRTVYGGGGITPDVAAGDTAVPPAELGFLRALGRQVGAFRDALTEYALSVKASGAVTSPDFVVTPAMRDDLWRRMAARKITMDRGAFESAQQLVTRQLTYEISRYVFGQDVEFRRRAADDPVINAALGLARGARSQRELFARAPKPSASHG